A stretch of the Candidatus Omnitrophota bacterium genome encodes the following:
- a CDS encoding stage 0 sporulation family protein, whose translation MEKTIMVRLRACGQVCTCSGASLDIKEGCLVIVEHDRGIDYGKVVSPNEPTVANSAKEIIKKIVRQAAEADVKQIEENKIRAKEAFTSCVKKIEEHKLDMKLVAAEYSFDRTKIIFYFTASGRVDFRELVKDLAKVFKARIELRQIGVRDEARLFGGIGSCGRELCCRKFLKDFEPVTIKMAKEEGLPLNPPKISGLCGRLMCCLSYEYDTYKALSKGLPREGEKLTCPQGKGKVISVNVFKRKATLELEEGGYAELDFNENKENKNPIKDA comes from the coding sequence ATGGAAAAGACAATAATGGTGCGTTTAAGGGCTTGCGGACAGGTTTGTACCTGTTCGGGCGCCTCTTTAGATATTAAAGAAGGATGTTTAGTCATAGTTGAGCATGACCGGGGCATTGACTACGGAAAAGTAGTTTCTCCTAATGAGCCCACGGTAGCCAACAGCGCCAAAGAAATAATAAAAAAGATAGTGCGCCAGGCAGCCGAAGCAGATGTTAAGCAGATTGAGGAAAACAAAATAAGAGCCAAAGAGGCGTTTACTTCATGCGTTAAGAAAATAGAAGAGCATAAATTGGATATGAAGCTTGTGGCAGCAGAGTATTCTTTTGACCGCACCAAGATAATTTTCTATTTTACCGCATCTGGCCGAGTGGATTTTCGTGAGCTGGTAAAAGACCTGGCAAAGGTCTTTAAGGCGCGCATTGAATTGCGCCAAATTGGCGTGCGCGATGAGGCCAGGCTTTTTGGAGGCATTGGCTCTTGCGGCAGGGAACTTTGCTGCAGGAAATTCTTAAAAGATTTTGAGCCGGTAACCATTAAAATGGCAAAGGAAGAGGGTTTGCCTTTAAACCCGCCCAAGATCTCAGGTCTTTGCGGAAGGCTTATGTGTTGCTTAAGTTATGAATATGATACTTATAAGGCGCTTTCTAAGGGCCTGCCTCGCGAGGGAGAGAAATTAACTTGTCCTCAAGGCAAGGGCAAAGTTATTTCAGTTAATGTCTTTAAGCGCAAAGCCACTCTTGAGCTTGAAGAGGGCGGATATGCGGAACTTGATTTTAACGAAAACAAAGAAAATAAAAATCCTATTAAAGATGCCTAA